The Opitutus sp. DNA window TGCGACACCTGCAATCCCGGGGGCGGGTGATCCTGGGCATCGACGTCCAGCCGCCCGATTATGCAAAAACAACCGATCGATCGCGAACAACTCCGGCGCACGCCGGCCCAGTTTAGCTGGCTGGACCACCGGCTGGTGCGGGGCAATTACCTGGGGCGGGCCAGTGCCCCCGCCTGGGGCCTCTATCTGGTCCTGGTCACCGTGGGCGACGCCGACGGGCTGAGTTACTACGCCACGCGCACCCTGGCCCGGCTGCTCACGCTCAGCGAGGACGGCCTGGTCGAGGCGCGCCGGCAGTTAATCGAGGCCGGGGTGATCGCCTACGCCGCGCCACTTTACCAGGTGCTCTCCTTGGACCGGGGCAGGCCAACGCACACGCTGGCGGCAACGCCGCCGCCGAGCCGGGAGGTGGGCGCGTGATCGATTACGAACTGTATTGCCGGATAAAACAGGCGGAGGCGGCCGGTCACAGTGCGCCGCAAATCGCCCGCTCGCTCCAGTTGCACGTGCAGACGGTGAGGCGCTGGCAGGCGCAGGAAAAGTACGTGCGCAGCCAGGCCGCGCAGGTGCCTAGGCCAAGCAAGCTCGACGTGCACAAGCCGGCGATCGCGCGCTGGCTGGAGGCCCATCCGTTCACCGCCATGCAGCTCTGGCAAAAGGTGCGCGAGCGGGGGTACACGGGCGGGTATTCAATTTTGAAAGACTACGTGCGGCGGGTGCGGCCGAGGAACCTGGAGGCGTTTCTTACCCTCAAGTTTGCCCCCGGCCAGACCGCGCAGGTGGACTGGGGCAGTTTTGGCGCGGTGGAGGTGGACGGCACCCGGCGGGCTTTAAGTTTTTTCGTCATGGTTTTGGGGTACAGCCGGTTCCTGCATGTGGAATTTACCCTCGGGCAGGGCCAGGAGTGGTGGCTGGGCTGTCACCGGCGCGCCTTTGAAAAACTCGGCGGGGTGCCGCGCGAGGTGATGGTGGACAACTGCAAGACGGCCGTCCTCTCGCATGTGCCCGGGACCGACCCGGTGTACAACGCCCAGTACCTGGACTTTGCCCGGCACTACGGGTTTACGATAAAAGCGTGCGGGCCGGGGCATCCGCAGTCCAAGGGCATGGTGGAAAACGCGGTGGGTTACGTGAAAAAAAGCTTCCTTGGCGGGCGGCAGATGAACGGGTTTACCGAGCTGGGGCCGGCCGCCAGCTTGTGGCTGGAAACGGTGGCCAACGTGCGCGTTCACGCTGAAACCCAGGGCCGGCCGGTGGACCGGCTGCCCGAGGAGCGCGCTGCGCTCCTGCCGCTTAACCCGGTGGCCAGTCCGGCGGTGCGCACCTTAAGCGTGCGGGCGTCGCGGCGGTGCCGGGTGAGTATCGAAACGAACCGCTACTCGGTGCCCACGAAGTTTGCCGGGGCGCTACTCACCGCGCAGATCGAGGGGGCGCAGGTGAGGTTTTATGCGGACCGCACCCTGGTGGCCGAGCATGCCCGCAGTTTTGCCCGCCGCGCCGATGTGGAAAACCCCGAGCATGTGCGCGAACTCGAGGAGCGCAAACGGCAGGGGGCGCGGCAGCGCCTGCGGCTACGGTTTTTGGAACTGAGCCCGGCGGCACCCGCCTACCAACGGGGGCTGGAGGAGCGCCGGCTCAACGCGGGACACCACCTGGCGACTATCGTGGGTTTGGTGGCCCTGTATGGAACGGAGGCAGTCGGCCGGGCGATCGAAAGCGCCCATGAACTCGGCGCCTACTCCAGCGATTACATCCTCAACTTGCTCGAACAACGCGCGCGGGCCTTGCCGCAAGCCGGGCCGATCCACCTCACCCGCGCCGACGCGTTGGCCGCACTGGAACTCGAACTGCGTCCCCCGGATTTAAGCCCCTATACCCAATGAAAACAGAACCCGAAAAAACCGATTTATTAAAAGATCAACTCAAGTACCTGAAACTCGGTTACCTGCTGCGCCACCACGGCGAACTCACGGCCGAGGCGGCCAAGGCGCGCTGTTCGCACGCCGAATTTTTACGCCGACTGGTGCAGGCCGAGACCCAGGACCGCCAGATCCGGGCGCTGGAGCGGCGCATCCAGGCAGCGCGCTTCCCGGTCAAGAAAACCGTCGACCAGTTCCAGTGGGACTGGCCCAAGGAGTTGAACGAAGCGCAGGTGCGGCACCTCTTCGAACTGGGCTTTGTCAAGGAGCGCACCAACGCGGTGTTTTGCGGTGGTGTGGGGCTTGGGAAGACACATCTCGCGAGCGCGTTGGGCTACGCGGCGTGCCAGGCGGGCTACACGGTGCTGTTTACGACGGCGGTGGACGCGATCAACGCTTTGGTCACCGCCCAGTCCCTGCACCGGTTGCAAGCCGAGTTGAAGCGTTACATGACCCCTGCGGTGCTCGTGCTCGATGAGGTCGGCTACCTGCCGCTCGACAAGTCGGGGGCCGACCTGCTCTTCCAGATCGTCAGCCAACGCTACGAACGCGGCTCGCTGATCGTCACCACCAACAAGGCCTACAAACACTGGGCAGGGATCTTTAACAACGACGCTGGCATCACCGCGGCGATCCTGGACCGCCTACTGCACCGGGCCCAGACCGTCGTCATCGAGGGCAAATCCTACCGCATGAAAGACCGCCTGGCCGACGAACCTGCAAGCTGACCGGGCCTGATGATCGGCCCCTGGCGGGGCCGGTCATCGGCTTTTACGACAGGTGATTTTGTAACCGCCAGAAATAGACGGTGTTCGCGCCGCCGCTCACACCGGACTGGGTCGGTAGGTTTTCGTTCGCATTTCCTCCGCCAGCGCAAGCAGCCATGCCGCCCGATAGGCTTCGTTCTTTGCGAGCGTTTCCACCTCGAACCCGTCCACTCCCGGCACGCCGTCATTGGCGATCACCTGATCGAGCGCATCCGACAGAATGTCCTGCCGATACAGCTCTCCATACAAACTATAGAACCGCCAATGCGGCTCCGCTTTTGCTTTCCGATATAGCACACGTTGCAGCTTCCGAACCTTCGGTGACGTTTTTATCCAGAGTTCATCACCCCAGCCATCGTCGGGTCCTTTGCCGCTCTGTGATGCGTGGGAACAAGTGCCCTCCCTTCGCTCCCCGGCGGTTTTAATGTCCGCTAGATCATCACTACTATGGAGGTCTCCGACTCCTGCCACGGCCCGTCCGGCCTTACGAGGTTTTGCCGCGCTTGTGCCGGTGGTTGAGGCATCGCAAGACGCCCCACCGCCGCAGGTCTCACCACTTAACCTAACGACCTTTCCCACCCCGCCGCCCCCGCTGACTCCGCCGACGTGTTGATCGGAAATCAACGATTTAGGTCCTACGTCTTTGCGAGACTGCCTTTTCCGATCCTTGCAGGCTTCACCGTTCAGGTAGCGGCTGGACTCGTCGGTTGTTTCGGTAACGGAGCTCATTGGATGGGGTTCACCTTCGTTGCGGCTGACTGGTTCGGGCACACGGTCGTGCTTTCCGGCGAGGCCTCGCGGCCTGCATCCGTGACCGGGCCCTTCGACCGCGAATCGTTAAATTCGGCCGAACAGACTTTCACTGTTATGGTTGTTAGTTTCATGGTCGCACACCCAAATACCGAAGTGTGAGCGGCGGCGCGAACACCGTCTATTTCTGGCGGTTACAAAATCACCTGTCGTAAAAGCCGATGACCGGCCCCGCCAGGGGCCGATCATCAGGCCCGGTCAGCTTGCAGGTTCGTCGGCCAGGCGGTCTTTCATGCGGTAGGATTTGCCCTCGATGACGACGGTCTGAGCGCGGTGCAGCAGGCGGTCCAGGATCGCCGCGGTGATGCCAGCGTCGTTGTTAAAGATCCCTGCCCAGTGTTTGTAGGCCTTGTTGGTGGTGACGATCAGCGAGCCGCGTTCGTAGCGTTGGCTGACGATCTGGAAGAGCAGGTCGGCCCCCGACTTGTCGAGCGGCAGGTAGCCGACCTCATCGAGCACGAGCACCGCAGGGGTCATGTAACGCTTCAACTCGGCTTGCAACCGGTGCAGGGACTGGGCGGTGACCAAAGCGTTGATCGCGTCCACCGCCGTCGTAAACAGCACCGTGTAACCCGCCTGGCAGGCCGCGTAGCCCAACGCGCTCGCGAGATGTGTCTTCCCAAGCCCCACACCACCGCAAAACACCGCGTTGGTGCGCTCCTTGACAAAGCCCAGTTCGAAGAGGTGCCGCACCTGCGCTTCGTTCAACTCCTTGGGCCAGTCCCACTGGAACTGGTCGACGGTTTTCTTGACCGGGAAGCGCGCCGCCTGGATACGCCGCTCCAGCGCCCGGATCTGGCGGTCCTGGGTCTCGGCCTGCACCAGTCGGCGTAAAAATTCGGCGTGCGAACAGCGCGCCTTGGCCGCCTCGGCGGTCAGTTCGCCGTGGTGACGCAACAGGTAACCGAGTTTCAGATACTTGAGCTGGTCTTTTAATAAATCGGGTTTTTCGGGTTCTGTTTTCATTGGGTATAGGGGCTTAAATCCGGGGGACGCAGTTCGAGTTCCAGTGCGGCCAACGCGTCGGCGCGGGTGAGGTGGATCGGCCCGGCTTGCGGCAAGGCCCGCGCGCGTTGTTCGAGCAAGTTGAGGATGTAATCGCTGGAGTAGGCGCCGAGTTCATGGGCGCTTTCGATCGCCCGGCCGACTGCCTCCGTTCCATACAGGGCCACCAAACCCACGATAGTCGCCAGGTGGTGTCCCGCGTTGAGCCGGCGCTCCTCCAGCCCCCGTTGGTAGGCGGGTGCCGCCGGGCTCAGTTCCAAAAACCGTAGCCGCAGGCGCTGCCGCGCCCCCTGCCGTTTGCGCTCCTCGAGTTCGCGCACATGCTCGGGGTTTTCCACATCGGCGCGGCGGGCAAAACTGCGGGCATGCTCGGCCACCAGGGTGCGGTCCGCATAAAACCTCACCTGCGCCCCCTCGATCTGCGCGGTGAGTAGCGCCCCGGCAAACTTCGTGGGCACCGAGTAGCGGTTCGTTTCGATACTCACCCGGCACCGCCGCGACGCCCGCACGCTTAAGGTGCGCACCGCCGGACTGGCCACCGGGTTAAGCGGCAGGAGCGCAGCGCGCTCCTCGGGCAGCCGGTCCACCGGCCGGCCCTGGGTTTCAGCGTGCACGCGCACGTTGGCCACCGTTTCCAGCCACAAGCTGGCGGCCGGCCCCAGCTCGGTAAACCCATTCATCTGCCTCCCGCCAAGGAAGCTTTTTTTCACGTAACCCACCGCGTTTTCCACCATGCCCTTGGACTGCGGATGCCCCGGCCCGCACGCTTTTATCGTAAACCCGTAGTGCCGGGCAAAGTCCAGGTACTGGGCGTTGTACACCGGGTCGGTCCCGGGCACATGCGAGAGGACGGCCGTCTTGCAGTTATCGACCATCACCTCGCGCGGCACCCCGCCGAGTTTTTCAAAGGCGCGCCGGTGACAGCCCAGCCACCACTCCTGGCCCTGCCCGAGGGTAAATTCCACATGCAGGAACCGGCTGTAGCCCAAAACCATGACGAAAAAACTTAAAGCCCGCCGGGTGCCGTCCACCTCCACCGAGCCAAAGCTGCCCCAGTCCACCTGCGCGGTCTGGCCGGGGGCAAACTTGAGGGTAAGAAACGCCTCCAGGTTCCTCGGCCGCACCCGCCGCACGTAGTCTTTCAAAATTGAATACCCGCCCGTGTACCCCCGCTCGCGCACCTTTTGCCAGAGCTGCATGGCGGTGAACGGATGGGCCTCCAGCCACCGCGCGATCGCCGGCTTGTGCACGTCGAGCTTGCTTGGCCTAGGCACCTGCGCGGCCTGGCTGCGCGCGTACTTTTCCTGCGCCTGCCAGCGCCTCACCGTCTGCACGTGCAACTGGAGCGAGCGGGTGATTTGCGGCGCACTGTGACCGGCAGCCTCCGCCTGTTTTATCCGGCAATACAGTTCGTAATTGATCACGCCCCCACCTCCCGGCTCGGCGACGGCGTTACCGCCAGCGTGTGCGATGGCCTGCCCCGGTCCAAGGAAAGCACCTGGTAAAGTGGCGCGGCGTAGGCGATCACCCCGGCCTCGATTAACTGCCGACGCGCCTCGACCAGGCCGTCCTCGCTGAGCGTGAGCAGCCGGGCCAGGGTGCGCGTGGCGTAGTAACTCAGCCCGTCGGCGTCACCCACGGTTACCAGGACCAGATAAAGTCCCCAGGCGGGGGCACTGGCCCGCCCCAGGTAATTGCCCCGCACCAGCCGGTGGTCCAGCCAGCTAAACTGGGCCGGCGTGCGCCGGAGTTGTTCGCGATCGATCGGTTGTTTTTGCATAATCGGGCGGCTGGACGTCGATGCCCAGGATCACCCGCCCCCGGGATTGCAGGTGTCGCAGCATGGGTTCGAGGTCCTCTTGTAACGTCACTCCGGCGAACTGCGCGATAAGCCCCACGAGCACAGGGTTTTGCGACTCCCAGCTGTCTTGTAACGCCGCGCAGGGATTCGGTAACGCCACCTCGGCGACCGGCTCGGCTTTAGGCTGGTGCACAACGGATTGCGTAGTTGGGATGTCTTGTAACGCCACCCGCCGTCGCGGCCCCCTCCGCCTTGAGTACCCCGGATTGGCCTTCCGCCACTCCTGCACCCGTTGGACATTTTCTGGGCCTTTCCAGTGGTCGAGGTTCTCCGGCTTCGCCAACCATTTGGCCTGACTGGCCGCCCGGCTCGCCCGTCGGCATCCCGGCTTCCCGCAGTAGCGCTGACGCTCGCGGTTATGCGCGTCGGGCAGAAAGAAATCGACACAGTGCAAACACTTGCGTGAACCGGTTGGATGCATCGCTGTGCATCCGCCAAGCGTCCCGCCGGTTCAATCTCCACCCATTCGCACCCCTCATATCCCCAGCCGGACAGGGAAGAAAACCCACCCACGGAAGAAGAGTATTACTCTTTTTAAGGGGAAGAAGATCCACCGAAGAAGAAGTGCATTCCTAACCGCCAGAAATAGACGCTTTCCCGCTCGCCGCTCACATATTATACACTTTCGAACTCTTCCATAGTTTGCCTCTGATTCCCCATGCCTTTACTTTCCCCTGCCTTTACCGTCCTGGATGATCCCGCCAGCAGCTTCGCTGCTGAATCCATTTTCGCCACCGCGCTGAGCGATGAGGGACTGATCTCAGCTTACAGTTTGCTTGGCGATTTGCTGGGGCACCTCGGCGACCAACCGGAGTTGGAGGGGCCGGTCAAGGGCCTGCAAGTCTGCCTAGACACGTTGCTCAATGAAGCACGCCCGTTCGACGATGCCTCGGTCAAGCACCTCACTGCGCTGGCCGCTTGGTTGCCCGGCGCGTTGGTGGCGGTGCGCGATGGCAATAAGCCCGCGCCGCTGGCCGTGAAGTGTCGAATAACCCAGACGCACTCACTAACCGCATGATCACCTTTAACTTCCGAACCGCTAAGCTTATCTCCGCAATCGCCGCCATCCCGCTCCTGGCCGGCACATCCACGCAAGCCGCCAACGGCACATGGACGCAGTTGACCAGCGGCGGCCTTTGGAGCAATACGGTAAACTGGTCCGGCGGCACCGTGGCCGACGGCAGCGGATTCACTGCCGACTTCAGCACGCTGAACATCACCAGCGCCAACATCGTCCACCTGGACGGAGCGCGCACGCTGTCCGCGCTCACGTTCGCCGATACGACCACTCCCTTCGTCGGTTGGACCCTGGATAACAACGGCAGCGCAGCAAATATTCTCACCCTGGCAGGCACCACGCCCTCGATCACGGTGGGAACGAGTTCCACAGCAGAGATCAGCGCCGAAATTGCCGGCTCCACTAACTGGAGTAAAGCGGGCACCGGCACGCTGACCCTCTCCGGCAGCAACACCTTCAGCGGCAATCTCACGTTTTCGACCGGGAGGTTGGTGGTCAGCAACAACAATGCTTTGGGCACGACAGGCGGCACCAACAGCGTCACCAACGGCGCCGCGCTGGTGCTGGGCAACGGAGTCACCGTCACCGGGGAAACGGTGACGATCAACGGTTCTGGCACGGATTTCAACGGGGCGTTGACCGTGGACGCGAATACCTCGGCGACTTGGAACGGCACGGTGATCATGAGCAGCGTGGGAGCAAGCCCCCGCGTCGGCGCGGGTGATAACGGGACGCTGACCCTCAGTGGAGTGATCCAGGGAAGCGGCCAGTCTCTGCAGGTCCGCGGTAATAACGCCGCCGCCACGGTGATCGTTTCCGCAGCAAGCGGAAATAACAGCTTCAGCGGAAACACGCAGGTCGTGCAGGGCACCCTGAAGCTCGGCGCGGCAAACACTCTGCCAACGGGGACGACGCTCGACGTGGATTCTTCAAATGCATCTGTTGACGCTATCTTCGACCTGAACGGCTTTAACCAGACCGTGGCCGGCCTGCAGCGGACCGGCGCAGGCTCTGGGACCGGCGGCAGTTTCGTGACCAACAGCGGCAGCGCGGCCACCCTTACGATCAACCAAACCGCCAGCACGACCTACAGCGGGAACATCACCGGCAGCCTGGCCCTGACGAAGTCCGGCACGGGCACGCTCACTCTCACCGGCACCAACAGCAACAGCGGAGCGACGATCATCAGCGGGGGCACTTTGGCGATCGGCACGGGCGGCCAGTTATCCACCAGCAGCGCGATCACCAACAACGCCAACCTGACCGCCAACAGCACCGGCAGCCTGACCCAGGGCACCCACTTCAGTGGAGCGGCGATCACGGGCAACGGCTCTTTCACCCAGCTCGGCTCGGGCACGACGACCCTCAATACGGCCAACACCTTCTCGGGCGTCACCCTCATCAGCGCCGGAAAGATCGCCCTCGGTCATACGCTGGCCCTTCAAAACAGCGCCTACGACACCACCGGCTCCATCGGTGCGATCGGGCTCGACGTCACCGGATTCACCGCCCCCACGCTCGGCGGCTTGCGGGGTAGCGTGGCCCTGGCGACGGCGATCACGGGATACTCGGCGGTGACCAACCTGATCCTCAATCCCCAAACCGGCGCGTCGAACAGCTACTCCGGCGTCATCGCCAATGGCGCGGCCGGCCTGACGGTCACGAAAACGGGCGCGGGCACGCAGGTCCTCTCCGGAAACAACACCTTCACCGGTCAATTGACCGTGGCGGAAGGCGCGATCTCGGTGAGCACGGTCAACAACTCGGGAGCGGATGGCGTGCTGGGCAACAGCACCTCCTCGGTGATCCTCGGCAGCACCGGCAAGAGCGGCGCGCTGAGCTTTAATACCAACGTCGTTACAGCCACCAAGAAGTTCACCATGGCTGCCGGTGGCACTGGCATTTTTGACGTCACAAGCGGCCAGTTGGCCGTGGGACTGATCGACGGTTCCGGCGCCTTAAGCAAAACCGGAGCGGGAAATTTGGTGTTAGGCAACGCCAACACCTTCAGCGGCGGGGCCACACTGGGTGGCAGTGGTTTTGTGGCCGTCAACGTAGATTCCGCCGGCCCTGCTGGTGCTCCGACCAGCGGCGCCCTAGGCACGGGCACAGTCAATCTCGCCGGCGCGCAGATTCGGGCGGGAACCACAGCTTCGCGGACAATCGGCAACAACGTCACGATCTCCGCCGACACGCCCTTTGCCACCATCGCCAGCGAGAAATCGCTGACTTTCACCGGCACCATCCTTTTGAGCGGTGGCAACCACACCCTGAAC harbors:
- a CDS encoding IS21 family transposase, which codes for MIDYELYCRIKQAEAAGHSAPQIARSLQLHVQTVRRWQAQEKYVRSQAAQVPRPSKLDVHKPAIARWLEAHPFTAMQLWQKVRERGYTGGYSILKDYVRRVRPRNLEAFLTLKFAPGQTAQVDWGSFGAVEVDGTRRALSFFVMVLGYSRFLHVEFTLGQGQEWWLGCHRRAFEKLGGVPREVMVDNCKTAVLSHVPGTDPVYNAQYLDFARHYGFTIKACGPGHPQSKGMVENAVGYVKKSFLGGRQMNGFTELGPAASLWLETVANVRVHAETQGRPVDRLPEERAALLPLNPVASPAVRTLSVRASRRCRVSIETNRYSVPTKFAGALLTAQIEGAQVRFYADRTLVAEHARSFARRADVENPEHVRELEERKRQGARQRLRLRFLELSPAAPAYQRGLEERRLNAGHHLATIVGLVALYGTEAVGRAIESAHELGAYSSDYILNLLEQRARALPQAGPIHLTRADALAALELELRPPDLSPYTQ
- a CDS encoding ATP-binding protein, yielding MKTEPEKTDLLKDQLKYLKLGYLLRHHGELTAEAAKARCSHAEFLRRLVQAETQDRQIRALERRIQAARFPVKKTVDQFQWDWPKELNEAQVRHLFELGFVKERTNAVFCGGVGLGKTHLASALGYAACQAGYTVLFTTAVDAINALVTAQSLHRLQAELKRYMTPAVLVLDEVGYLPLDKSGADLLFQIVSQRYERGSLIVTTNKAYKHWAGIFNNDAGITAAILDRLLHRAQTVVIEGKSYRMKDRLADEPAS
- a CDS encoding ATP-binding protein, with translation MKTEPEKPDLLKDQLKYLKLGYLLRHHGELTAEAAKARCSHAEFLRRLVQAETQDRQIRALERRIQAARFPVKKTVDQFQWDWPKELNEAQVRHLFELGFVKERTNAVFCGGVGLGKTHLASALGYAACQAGYTVLFTTAVDAINALVTAQSLHRLQAELKRYMTPAVLVLDEVGYLPLDKSGADLLFQIVSQRYERGSLIVTTNKAYKHWAGIFNNDAGITAAILDRLLHRAQTVVIEGKSYRMKDRLADEPAS
- a CDS encoding IS21 family transposase, yielding MINYELYCRIKQAEAAGHSAPQITRSLQLHVQTVRRWQAQEKYARSQAAQVPRPSKLDVHKPAIARWLEAHPFTAMQLWQKVRERGYTGGYSILKDYVRRVRPRNLEAFLTLKFAPGQTAQVDWGSFGSVEVDGTRRALSFFVMVLGYSRFLHVEFTLGQGQEWWLGCHRRAFEKLGGVPREVMVDNCKTAVLSHVPGTDPVYNAQYLDFARHYGFTIKACGPGHPQSKGMVENAVGYVKKSFLGGRQMNGFTELGPAASLWLETVANVRVHAETQGRPVDRLPEERAALLPLNPVASPAVRTLSVRASRRCRVSIETNRYSVPTKFAGALLTAQIEGAQVRFYADRTLVAEHARSFARRADVENPEHVRELEERKRQGARQRLRLRFLELSPAAPAYQRGLEERRLNAGHHLATIVGLVALYGTEAVGRAIESAHELGAYSSDYILNLLEQRARALPQAGPIHLTRADALAALELELRPPDLSPYTQ
- a CDS encoding autotransporter-associated beta strand repeat-containing protein; amino-acid sequence: MITFNFRTAKLISAIAAIPLLAGTSTQAANGTWTQLTSGGLWSNTVNWSGGTVADGSGFTADFSTLNITSANIVHLDGARTLSALTFADTTTPFVGWTLDNNGSAANILTLAGTTPSITVGTSSTAEISAEIAGSTNWSKAGTGTLTLSGSNTFSGNLTFSTGRLVVSNNNALGTTGGTNSVTNGAALVLGNGVTVTGETVTINGSGTDFNGALTVDANTSATWNGTVIMSSVGASPRVGAGDNGTLTLSGVIQGSGQSLQVRGNNAAATVIVSAASGNNSFSGNTQVVQGTLKLGAANTLPTGTTLDVDSSNASVDAIFDLNGFNQTVAGLQRTGAGSGTGGSFVTNSGSAATLTINQTASTTYSGNITGSLALTKSGTGTLTLTGTNSNSGATIISGGTLAIGTGGQLSTSSAITNNANLTANSTGSLTQGTHFSGAAITGNGSFTQLGSGTTTLNTANTFSGVTLISAGKIALGHTLALQNSAYDTTGSIGAIGLDVTGFTAPTLGGLRGSVALATAITGYSAVTNLILNPQTGASNSYSGVIANGAAGLTVTKTGAGTQVLSGNNTFTGQLTVAEGAISVSTVNNSGADGVLGNSTSSVILGSTGKSGALSFNTNVVTATKKFTMAAGGTGIFDVTSGQLAVGLIDGSGALSKTGAGNLVLGNANTFSGGATLGGSGFVAVNVDSAGPAGAPTSGALGTGTVNLAGAQIRAGTTASRTIGNNVTISADTPFATIASEKSLTFTGTILLSGGNHTLNVLTGSTVGTEKLTFSGAIGDGGNALGITKTGAGNLVLSGNNTYTGATTVSAGSLAIGSAGSLASGNALTVGASGLATFANAGQTLGAVSNANTTTNALNFSASTGTVTLASLSGAGNTTFGSNGIVTGDISAGTVTSVGNLTANISGGTTTVGGVATIGTLSGGTANLNGATSAITTLNGGTVNLGSGTALTVSGGTSAGVITGTGSSLTKTSSGTLTLTGTNTYTGTTTVSAGTLALNNPGTTALVNTSAVVIASGASVSLGAANQINAAASLTLNGGTMDLGVFSQTLGTLDLNASSALSLSGSAALVFANSSALDWNSATLSVSHFEVGTNSLRFGTTSGGLTATQLGLFRFVEFGNVAARIDDDGFIVPLSTNYLNSGGTDLVIATPITGTTTVNQSGTGSITLTGLNTSSGTATVTAGTLVIGTAAGGHWAGNVTVSGTGTLKGRGDIGGAVIVDADGTYSPGNSPAIQHVGSLTVNTGGSVTIELDGATAGTGAGFHDQVISAGAVTLTGGTLIGQTIFTGSSVPA